From a single Parambassis ranga chromosome 2, fParRan2.1, whole genome shotgun sequence genomic region:
- the LOC114426715 gene encoding zinc finger protein 2 homolog isoform X1, producing MHSACTMESACQVDNTDIFLPLSSLRLLIPPLRLISAAMWQVAQRRDVLDYEKLDEFVTLVTATVPDLLNPKQRGKLLLRLRAKIILELCKNEETANIVCIQPHLERIRPPGYTGSGDAEVDAEEAIFVELTQTLLKSSAEREHFYQEVFPTEYGLSYDTDMQLLVWEFLSKLERLLPVPDLGQAVSWLTSAPSILKDCLQAISNPDDLKSLLQHHKCFEHLSSQGTTVKMSTQVFACSECPFFHMQESYLLQHIEYSHPEHYSKLQKAAEMAEAPKVKLQQRPEFPQPFPIHDKADPHMCQECGKTFTRASDVTRHQRTHTGERPYTCGECNKGFKNSWDLTRHQRIHTGERPFLCSQCGKRFTQMGLLKLHFERTCCSQTCDPPLDLTTEVVVAEGTSEKGGGPYKCQKCGESCSSILDRLRHRQTHVVRRQYKCSLCEKIYSRASDLRRHQMKHTGQRPFACDCGKSFTHVWLLNKHRQIHTRERPFPCAECGKSFTQLQILNRHLLTHSGQRPFQCSYCEKGFTQLASLTRHKRIHTGERPFTCNTCEKTFLTHGELVRHQRSHSNFRPFSCPQCSKSFKTKRAQSEHLNTHTGERPFVCIRCGKRFAKSTSLVRHNLTHTGERPHQCSQCGKTFLTSGELLLHKRIHTGERPYPCSYCERRFRCSSDLNMHIRTHTGDKPHSCLSCKKGFSTSTRLKRHMRTHMEKGMVMESLTL from the exons ATGCATTCCGCCTGCACAATGGAAAGCGCCTGCCAAGTGGACAACACAG ATATATTCTTGCCCTTGTCGTCCCTAAGGCTGCTGATCCCTCCTCTGCGCCTGATCTCTGCAGCAATGTGGCAGGTGGCGCAGCGGAGAGACGTTCTGGATTACGAAAAGCTTGATGAGTTTGTGACACTGGTAACAGCAACAGTCCCAGACCTCCTTAATCCAAAACAGCGTGGAAAACTACTTCTACGCCTGAGAGCCAAA ATTATTCTTGAGCTGTGTAAAAATGAGGAAACAGCCAACATTGTGTGTATACAACCTCACCTGGAGCGAATTCGTCCGCCAGGATACACGGGA AGTGGTGATGCAGAAGTGGATGCAGAGGAGGCTATTTTTGTGGAGCTAACACAAACACTACTGAAAAGCTCAGCAGAGAGGGAGCACTTTTACCAG GAAGTTTTTCCAACAGAGTATGGTCTCAGTTACGATACAGACATGCAGCTTCTTGTGTGGGAGTTTCTTTCCAAACTAGAGAGACTCCTGCCGGTGCCAGATCTCGGCCAG GCTGTGTCATGGCTAACCTCTGCCCCCTCCATACTGAAAGACTGTTTGCAGGCGATCTCCAATCCTGATGACCTGAAATCTCTCCTGCAGCACCACAAATGCTTCGAACACCTCAGTTCACAAG GTACCACAGTGAAGATGTCCACCCAGGTCTTTGCCTGCTCAGAATGTCCGTTCTTCCACATGCAGGAATCCTATTTGCTGCAGCACATTGAGTACAGTCACCCTGAGCACTACAGCAAACTGCAGAAGGCTGCAGAGATGGCTGAGGCCCCCAAGGTGAAGCTCCAGCAGCGCCCAGAGTTCCCACAGCCCTTCCCCATTCATGATAAGGCTGACCCACACATGTGCCAGGAGTGCGGCAAAACATTTACACGTGCGTCTGATGTGACCCGTCACCAGcggacccacacaggtgagcGCCCGTACACCTGTGGGGAATGTAACAAAGGCTTCAAGAACTCCTGGGATCTAACCAGACATCAGcgcattcacactggagagcgTCCCTTCCTCTGCTCCCAGTGTGGCAAACGCTTCACTCAGATGGGCTTGCTAAAGCTACATTTTGAACGAACTTGCTGCAGCCAGACCTGTGACCCTCCACTAGACTTAAccacagaggtggtggtggccGAGGGAACatcagagaaaggaggaggtcCTTACAAATGCCAGAAATGTGGGGAGAGCTGTAGCAGCATCCTGGATCGACTGAGACACAGGCAGACGCACGTGGTGAGGCGTCAGTATAAGTGCTCACTTTGTGAAAAAATCTATAGCCGAGCGTCGGACCTCAGGAGACACCAGATGAAGCACACAGGTCAGCGGCCGTTTGCTTGTGACTGTGGGAAAAGCTTTACACATGTGTGGCTTTTGAATAAGCACCGGCAGATCCACACCAGGGAGCGTCCATTCCCCTGTGCAGAATGCGGAAAGAGCTTCACACAGCTCCAAATCCTCAACAGACATCTGCTGACTCACAGCGGCCAGCGGCCCTTTCAGTGCTCATATTGTGAGAAGGGCTTCACACAGCTGGCCAGCCTTACACGTCACAAGAGgatccacacaggtgagagaCCGTTTACTTGCAACACCTGTGAAAAGACTTTCCTCACACACGGAGAGCTGGTGAGACACCAGCGCAGCCACAGCAACTTTCGCCCCTtcagctgtcctcagtgctcAAAGAGCTTCAAAACCAAGCGTGCTCAGAGTGAGCACCTCaacacccacacaggtgagcgCCCATTCGTGTGTATACGCTGTGGGAAAAGGTTTGCCAAGTCAACCTCCCTCGTCCGGCACAATCTCACCCACACAGGAGAGCGACCACACCAGTGCTCCCAGTGTGGGAAGACCTTCCTCACCTCTGGTGAGCTGCTCCTCCATAAACGCATCCACACAGGAGAAAGGCCTTACCCATGCTCCTACTGTGAGAGGAGGTTCAGGTGCTCCTCTGACCTCAACATGCACATCCGAACTCACACCGGGGATAAGCCACACAGCTGCCTGTCCTGCAAGAAGGGCTTCTCTACATCCACAAGGCTGAagagacacatgcgcacacacatggAGAAGGGCATGGTCATGGAGTCTTTAACTCTGTAA
- the LOC114426715 gene encoding zinc finger protein 2 homolog isoform X2, with protein sequence MHSACTMESACQVDNTAMWQVAQRRDVLDYEKLDEFVTLVTATVPDLLNPKQRGKLLLRLRAKIILELCKNEETANIVCIQPHLERIRPPGYTGSGDAEVDAEEAIFVELTQTLLKSSAEREHFYQEVFPTEYGLSYDTDMQLLVWEFLSKLERLLPVPDLGQAVSWLTSAPSILKDCLQAISNPDDLKSLLQHHKCFEHLSSQGTTVKMSTQVFACSECPFFHMQESYLLQHIEYSHPEHYSKLQKAAEMAEAPKVKLQQRPEFPQPFPIHDKADPHMCQECGKTFTRASDVTRHQRTHTGERPYTCGECNKGFKNSWDLTRHQRIHTGERPFLCSQCGKRFTQMGLLKLHFERTCCSQTCDPPLDLTTEVVVAEGTSEKGGGPYKCQKCGESCSSILDRLRHRQTHVVRRQYKCSLCEKIYSRASDLRRHQMKHTGQRPFACDCGKSFTHVWLLNKHRQIHTRERPFPCAECGKSFTQLQILNRHLLTHSGQRPFQCSYCEKGFTQLASLTRHKRIHTGERPFTCNTCEKTFLTHGELVRHQRSHSNFRPFSCPQCSKSFKTKRAQSEHLNTHTGERPFVCIRCGKRFAKSTSLVRHNLTHTGERPHQCSQCGKTFLTSGELLLHKRIHTGERPYPCSYCERRFRCSSDLNMHIRTHTGDKPHSCLSCKKGFSTSTRLKRHMRTHMEKGMVMESLTL encoded by the exons ATGCATTCCGCCTGCACAATGGAAAGCGCCTGCCAAGTGGACAACACAG CAATGTGGCAGGTGGCGCAGCGGAGAGACGTTCTGGATTACGAAAAGCTTGATGAGTTTGTGACACTGGTAACAGCAACAGTCCCAGACCTCCTTAATCCAAAACAGCGTGGAAAACTACTTCTACGCCTGAGAGCCAAA ATTATTCTTGAGCTGTGTAAAAATGAGGAAACAGCCAACATTGTGTGTATACAACCTCACCTGGAGCGAATTCGTCCGCCAGGATACACGGGA AGTGGTGATGCAGAAGTGGATGCAGAGGAGGCTATTTTTGTGGAGCTAACACAAACACTACTGAAAAGCTCAGCAGAGAGGGAGCACTTTTACCAG GAAGTTTTTCCAACAGAGTATGGTCTCAGTTACGATACAGACATGCAGCTTCTTGTGTGGGAGTTTCTTTCCAAACTAGAGAGACTCCTGCCGGTGCCAGATCTCGGCCAG GCTGTGTCATGGCTAACCTCTGCCCCCTCCATACTGAAAGACTGTTTGCAGGCGATCTCCAATCCTGATGACCTGAAATCTCTCCTGCAGCACCACAAATGCTTCGAACACCTCAGTTCACAAG GTACCACAGTGAAGATGTCCACCCAGGTCTTTGCCTGCTCAGAATGTCCGTTCTTCCACATGCAGGAATCCTATTTGCTGCAGCACATTGAGTACAGTCACCCTGAGCACTACAGCAAACTGCAGAAGGCTGCAGAGATGGCTGAGGCCCCCAAGGTGAAGCTCCAGCAGCGCCCAGAGTTCCCACAGCCCTTCCCCATTCATGATAAGGCTGACCCACACATGTGCCAGGAGTGCGGCAAAACATTTACACGTGCGTCTGATGTGACCCGTCACCAGcggacccacacaggtgagcGCCCGTACACCTGTGGGGAATGTAACAAAGGCTTCAAGAACTCCTGGGATCTAACCAGACATCAGcgcattcacactggagagcgTCCCTTCCTCTGCTCCCAGTGTGGCAAACGCTTCACTCAGATGGGCTTGCTAAAGCTACATTTTGAACGAACTTGCTGCAGCCAGACCTGTGACCCTCCACTAGACTTAAccacagaggtggtggtggccGAGGGAACatcagagaaaggaggaggtcCTTACAAATGCCAGAAATGTGGGGAGAGCTGTAGCAGCATCCTGGATCGACTGAGACACAGGCAGACGCACGTGGTGAGGCGTCAGTATAAGTGCTCACTTTGTGAAAAAATCTATAGCCGAGCGTCGGACCTCAGGAGACACCAGATGAAGCACACAGGTCAGCGGCCGTTTGCTTGTGACTGTGGGAAAAGCTTTACACATGTGTGGCTTTTGAATAAGCACCGGCAGATCCACACCAGGGAGCGTCCATTCCCCTGTGCAGAATGCGGAAAGAGCTTCACACAGCTCCAAATCCTCAACAGACATCTGCTGACTCACAGCGGCCAGCGGCCCTTTCAGTGCTCATATTGTGAGAAGGGCTTCACACAGCTGGCCAGCCTTACACGTCACAAGAGgatccacacaggtgagagaCCGTTTACTTGCAACACCTGTGAAAAGACTTTCCTCACACACGGAGAGCTGGTGAGACACCAGCGCAGCCACAGCAACTTTCGCCCCTtcagctgtcctcagtgctcAAAGAGCTTCAAAACCAAGCGTGCTCAGAGTGAGCACCTCaacacccacacaggtgagcgCCCATTCGTGTGTATACGCTGTGGGAAAAGGTTTGCCAAGTCAACCTCCCTCGTCCGGCACAATCTCACCCACACAGGAGAGCGACCACACCAGTGCTCCCAGTGTGGGAAGACCTTCCTCACCTCTGGTGAGCTGCTCCTCCATAAACGCATCCACACAGGAGAAAGGCCTTACCCATGCTCCTACTGTGAGAGGAGGTTCAGGTGCTCCTCTGACCTCAACATGCACATCCGAACTCACACCGGGGATAAGCCACACAGCTGCCTGTCCTGCAAGAAGGGCTTCTCTACATCCACAAGGCTGAagagacacatgcgcacacacatggAGAAGGGCATGGTCATGGAGTCTTTAACTCTGTAA
- the LOC114426715 gene encoding zinc finger protein 2 homolog isoform X3, with protein MWQVAQRRDVLDYEKLDEFVTLVTATVPDLLNPKQRGKLLLRLRAKIILELCKNEETANIVCIQPHLERIRPPGYTGSGDAEVDAEEAIFVELTQTLLKSSAEREHFYQEVFPTEYGLSYDTDMQLLVWEFLSKLERLLPVPDLGQAVSWLTSAPSILKDCLQAISNPDDLKSLLQHHKCFEHLSSQGTTVKMSTQVFACSECPFFHMQESYLLQHIEYSHPEHYSKLQKAAEMAEAPKVKLQQRPEFPQPFPIHDKADPHMCQECGKTFTRASDVTRHQRTHTGERPYTCGECNKGFKNSWDLTRHQRIHTGERPFLCSQCGKRFTQMGLLKLHFERTCCSQTCDPPLDLTTEVVVAEGTSEKGGGPYKCQKCGESCSSILDRLRHRQTHVVRRQYKCSLCEKIYSRASDLRRHQMKHTGQRPFACDCGKSFTHVWLLNKHRQIHTRERPFPCAECGKSFTQLQILNRHLLTHSGQRPFQCSYCEKGFTQLASLTRHKRIHTGERPFTCNTCEKTFLTHGELVRHQRSHSNFRPFSCPQCSKSFKTKRAQSEHLNTHTGERPFVCIRCGKRFAKSTSLVRHNLTHTGERPHQCSQCGKTFLTSGELLLHKRIHTGERPYPCSYCERRFRCSSDLNMHIRTHTGDKPHSCLSCKKGFSTSTRLKRHMRTHMEKGMVMESLTL; from the exons ATGTGGCAGGTGGCGCAGCGGAGAGACGTTCTGGATTACGAAAAGCTTGATGAGTTTGTGACACTGGTAACAGCAACAGTCCCAGACCTCCTTAATCCAAAACAGCGTGGAAAACTACTTCTACGCCTGAGAGCCAAA ATTATTCTTGAGCTGTGTAAAAATGAGGAAACAGCCAACATTGTGTGTATACAACCTCACCTGGAGCGAATTCGTCCGCCAGGATACACGGGA AGTGGTGATGCAGAAGTGGATGCAGAGGAGGCTATTTTTGTGGAGCTAACACAAACACTACTGAAAAGCTCAGCAGAGAGGGAGCACTTTTACCAG GAAGTTTTTCCAACAGAGTATGGTCTCAGTTACGATACAGACATGCAGCTTCTTGTGTGGGAGTTTCTTTCCAAACTAGAGAGACTCCTGCCGGTGCCAGATCTCGGCCAG GCTGTGTCATGGCTAACCTCTGCCCCCTCCATACTGAAAGACTGTTTGCAGGCGATCTCCAATCCTGATGACCTGAAATCTCTCCTGCAGCACCACAAATGCTTCGAACACCTCAGTTCACAAG GTACCACAGTGAAGATGTCCACCCAGGTCTTTGCCTGCTCAGAATGTCCGTTCTTCCACATGCAGGAATCCTATTTGCTGCAGCACATTGAGTACAGTCACCCTGAGCACTACAGCAAACTGCAGAAGGCTGCAGAGATGGCTGAGGCCCCCAAGGTGAAGCTCCAGCAGCGCCCAGAGTTCCCACAGCCCTTCCCCATTCATGATAAGGCTGACCCACACATGTGCCAGGAGTGCGGCAAAACATTTACACGTGCGTCTGATGTGACCCGTCACCAGcggacccacacaggtgagcGCCCGTACACCTGTGGGGAATGTAACAAAGGCTTCAAGAACTCCTGGGATCTAACCAGACATCAGcgcattcacactggagagcgTCCCTTCCTCTGCTCCCAGTGTGGCAAACGCTTCACTCAGATGGGCTTGCTAAAGCTACATTTTGAACGAACTTGCTGCAGCCAGACCTGTGACCCTCCACTAGACTTAAccacagaggtggtggtggccGAGGGAACatcagagaaaggaggaggtcCTTACAAATGCCAGAAATGTGGGGAGAGCTGTAGCAGCATCCTGGATCGACTGAGACACAGGCAGACGCACGTGGTGAGGCGTCAGTATAAGTGCTCACTTTGTGAAAAAATCTATAGCCGAGCGTCGGACCTCAGGAGACACCAGATGAAGCACACAGGTCAGCGGCCGTTTGCTTGTGACTGTGGGAAAAGCTTTACACATGTGTGGCTTTTGAATAAGCACCGGCAGATCCACACCAGGGAGCGTCCATTCCCCTGTGCAGAATGCGGAAAGAGCTTCACACAGCTCCAAATCCTCAACAGACATCTGCTGACTCACAGCGGCCAGCGGCCCTTTCAGTGCTCATATTGTGAGAAGGGCTTCACACAGCTGGCCAGCCTTACACGTCACAAGAGgatccacacaggtgagagaCCGTTTACTTGCAACACCTGTGAAAAGACTTTCCTCACACACGGAGAGCTGGTGAGACACCAGCGCAGCCACAGCAACTTTCGCCCCTtcagctgtcctcagtgctcAAAGAGCTTCAAAACCAAGCGTGCTCAGAGTGAGCACCTCaacacccacacaggtgagcgCCCATTCGTGTGTATACGCTGTGGGAAAAGGTTTGCCAAGTCAACCTCCCTCGTCCGGCACAATCTCACCCACACAGGAGAGCGACCACACCAGTGCTCCCAGTGTGGGAAGACCTTCCTCACCTCTGGTGAGCTGCTCCTCCATAAACGCATCCACACAGGAGAAAGGCCTTACCCATGCTCCTACTGTGAGAGGAGGTTCAGGTGCTCCTCTGACCTCAACATGCACATCCGAACTCACACCGGGGATAAGCCACACAGCTGCCTGTCCTGCAAGAAGGGCTTCTCTACATCCACAAGGCTGAagagacacatgcgcacacacatggAGAAGGGCATGGTCATGGAGTCTTTAACTCTGTAA